A segment of the Leptolyngbya sp. NIES-3755 genome:
GACAAACTGTAAACTGTTGTCTGTCTTGTATCAATCCTAGTGCCGTGTTCCTGACAAAGCGTTTTACTTTCATCGGAGTTGCCATAGCGCTCCTTCTCGTTTTCGCGACTCCTTCTCGCGCCCTCCAAGCCCAAATTACGCCGCAATCTCCCGCTCTCGGAGATACGATCGCAGTCCTCACCCGCGCTGAATCAACTCCGACCGTGAGTTTCAACGGTAAGAACTATCCATCGTTCGACTTGGGCAATAATCGCTACCGAACCTTATTGCCGACTACGCCGCTCGATCGTCCCGGTCGATTATCCGTTCAAATCGTTGCGGGTTCAGACACACAAACAATTCCGGTCACTTTGAGAAATCGATCGTTTCCGACTCAAAGCATTTGGCTCCCACCTGGAAAAGATAGTAACGGCGATGATCAAGAGTTCGATCGCATTGATGCGTTTAAAGCGATCGTGTCTCCTGAAAAATTATGGTCAGGCAAATTCGCCCGTCCGAATAACGGTGAAGTCACTTCTGGCTATGGAATTCGACGCTATTACAACGGTGTGTTTGCGAAAGATTATTACCATCGTGGGATTGACTATGCAGGCGGAAATGGATCAGCGATCGTGGCTCCCGCAGCAGGTCGAGTCGTTTTGGTTGGACGGGAATCTCAAGGGTTTCGAGTGCATGGAAATTGTGTCGGACTCGATCATGGTCAGGGAGTCGAAACGATTTACATTCACATGAGTCGGATTGATGTCAAAGAAGGCGACTTAGTGAAACCGGGACAGCGACTTGGTGCGATCGGGTCTACCGGATCTGCGACTGGACCCCACTTACATTGGGGCTTATTCGTACATGGAGCCGCTGTTGATCCGACCCCTTGGCAGAC
Coding sequences within it:
- a CDS encoding peptidase M23 (similar to AA sequence:cyanobase_aa:LBDG_24220): MFLTKRFTFIGVAIALLLVFATPSRALQAQITPQSPALGDTIAVLTRAESTPTVSFNGKNYPSFDLGNNRYRTLLPTTPLDRPGRLSVQIVAGSDTQTIPVTLRNRSFPTQSIWLPPGKDSNGDDQEFDRIDAFKAIVSPEKLWSGKFARPNNGEVTSGYGIRRYYNGVFAKDYYHRGIDYAGGNGSAIVAPAAGRVVLVGRESQGFRVHGNCVGLDHGQGVETIYIHMSRIDVKEGDLVKPGQRLGAIGSTGSATGPHLHWGLFVHGAAVDPTPWQTKTFE